In the Topomyia yanbarensis strain Yona2022 chromosome 3, ASM3024719v1, whole genome shotgun sequence genome, one interval contains:
- the LOC131691903 gene encoding carboxypeptidase B-like, translating to MRSLVLVLCFVVLVVGKTNPRHTISWDHFWTQEEIEEYMHELVEHYPDIATLETIGTSTEGRDIDAILVSYGTNANKPLVVIDAGLRAREWVSPMMAMFVLHELVEHPEQFSDILAEVNFLVIPLVNPDGYVYSHETDRNWIKSRSDNGNGCYGVDLNRNFDYQWGTVGVSSDPCADNFAGSAALSEPETQAIRDTVSRYATNLKLYLSVQAASKKVLYPFSYNGQRTPSNAAEHSTVAQMVARTMMGQHGYIYTYGPAGMLLPVESGTVTDFVSGTYTPQYTFVLETRGGTDNEYELPEDKLSEVLYETAAGLKVLGEYVAGIRSV from the exons ATGCGTTCATTAGTGTTAGTTCTCTGTTTTGTCGTTTTGGTAGTTGGCAAAACTAATCCGAGACACACTATTTCTTGGGATCATTTCTGGACACAGGAAGAG ATTGAGGAATACATGCACGAACTGGTTGAACACTATCCAGACATCGCTACGCTAGAAACCATTGGAACATCAACCGAAGGTCGTGACATCGACGCAATTCTGGTGTCGTATGGTACAAACGCTAACAAACCATTGGTGGTCATCGATGCTGGTCTTCGGGCACGTGAATGGGTTTCCCCAATGATGGCCATGTTCGTGCTCCACGAGTTGGTTGAGCACCCGGAGCAGTTTTCAGATATTCTAGCTGAagtaaactttttagtaattcCACTTGTCAATCCGGATGGCTATGTGTACTCACACGAAACTGACAGAAATTGGATCAAGTCCCGCAGCGACAATGGAAACGGGTGCTACGGTGTTGATTTGAATCGTAATTTTGATTACCAATGGGGTACCGTTGGAGTTAGCTCGGAT CCTTGCGCTGACAATTTTGCTGGATCAGCAGCTTTATCGGAGCCAGAAACTCAAGCCATACGAGATACGGTCAGTCGTTATGCAACGAACTTGAAACTCTATCTTAGCGTCCAGGCAGCCTCTAAGAAGGTGTTGTATCCCTTCTCGTACAATGGGCAGCGTACTCCGAGTAACGCTGCTGAGCACAGTACTGTTGCGCAAATGGTAGCTCGAACAATGATGGGACAGCATGGATACATCTATACTTACGGCCCTGCCGGTATGCTGTTGCCGGTAGAATCTGGAACCGTCACAGATTTCGTGTCCGGAACCTATACACCACAGTACACCTTTGTGCTGGAAACTCGTGGTGGTACTGATAACGAGTACGAACTGCCAGAGGACAAACTATCTGAAGTTCTGTATGAAACGGCGGCAGGTTTAAAGGTATTGGGAGAATATGTTGCCGGCATTCGTAGTGTTTAG